In Oncorhynchus gorbuscha isolate QuinsamMale2020 ecotype Even-year linkage group LG03, OgorEven_v1.0, whole genome shotgun sequence, the DNA window GCATCCTGTTGTAGTCAGGCAGCTGCTCAATGGGGCCTGtacaacagagagaaacagatgagagaaGGATAGAGTCCGGACTTCCAGACTCTGTCCTAGACAAGAGGATAAAGGTACAAAGGCTGCTTGGAAGGAATACGGATGTGTGGTAACTAGGGATGCAATTTTTTGTAAATTTCACTACCGAATTACCAACCATCATTAACCGGTCAAGAAACTGAATTTTTTCCCAATGAAAAATTGTGACCAACAAACTATGCATGCATACAAGGAACTGACATTTTTCATTAAGAGCTTAATGGAAACATGCAACAATAACAAGCCTATTGTCTTAGTCAAAAGACTAGAGCCTATTATTTAACATCCACCTCCTGTAATGAAGCAGACAATTTAACATTCGCCAAAATGCAATAGTGGGCCAACACTGTTCTGAACAGCGCACCCAAGGCTCCCGAGTAgtgcaacggtctaaggcactgcatctcagtgttagcaGACATCACTACAGGCCCCGATTCGATCCCGGGCTCtgcatcacaaccggccgtgatcaggagtccgatagggcggcacacaattggcccggcgtcatccgggttaggggcaggtttggccggggtaggccgtcattataaaataagaatttgatcttaactgacttcctagttaaaatgaaggttaaataaaaattaaaccTAATGTGAGCAATTCCATATTAGAAATCTCAGAAACAGAGGGATTCTTATAGCAACAACTAGGCTGACTAGGATTGTGCTTCTGGACAACAAAAATaagttgatatgaaaaccaatagaacaggagagaattgCTGGTTAATGTCAagaggaagtctttataaaagAATTGCCTCCACTTTTCTATGGCTGGATTTTggcaaggctactttgaagcaagttAAGAATTGCCTCTATGAACTAAAGTAAaacgttcaggtttcaaacaattctACTGCCTCAAGGTCACATTGCAAAGTGGCGTGTGACACGCTGATAGCCTCCTGTTGACTATGGTCTACACACGTGAATGGGAGGTGCGCTTTATGTGTTGAGATGGAGAAATAAAGTAGCTCTAAAATCACGGCCATCAACAGTTACACTCGATTGGATTTAGAATAGTTATTTGTTGCGCAATGACTGGGCTTACGAAAGCACATTTCACTCCGGTACCGGCTTTTTGAGGAGCTGCTCTTGTGCAGTCTGACAGTTGATAGGCTATTCCGTTTCTCAAACTAGGCTCTGTATGCTGTGCGCATGTGATaaggtatttatttttttaaacctagagaccgataagcatgaccagtcaaatgtattttcGGATTTAAGTCAACATCCCTAGTGGTAACTTACCAACAGCAGAAACGGCAGGACACTTGTCATAGATGTATTTGGAGCAGATGTCACGCACCATCTTGGGCGTCACAGcctgagggggagacagggacagaggtggTAGGAAGAATATGGGTGAGCGCAGTGGGGGTAAAAATGAGGTGCAGAAATAGCACCCTCTAGGTGGTAGGAGGGTGTAACAGCCGTATGTGTGGTGCAGAGAAGGGGGTTGTACTCACGTTGATGCGGGCGTCCCACTCTGCAAGAGGGATACGGCGGCCGTAGTTCAGGACATGTCTGCCGATGTCATCACATATCGGTGTCGTTCCTACAGGAGAGCAGTAAGGCAGTGTTAGTGGGCACCAAGGAGTACTAGTGCACCATGTCATCTCCAGTACCACCCCAACATTAACATGGGAAAAAACCAGCACATTTCTATATTTTGTAGTAAGAGGAAGATGAGTGTTTCCAATGAAATCAACCAATTATTAGGCATCACCTACTCACAATTGGTTAAAATCACATGATGCATACCGATGTCTTTGGAAACACACATCTTCCTCTTTCAATATAAAACAAACGCGCCATTTTTAAACATGTTGATGTTGAGGTGGTGCTGGAAATGAAAACATTTCTGAAATGGCCATTGAAGTTTCTTATTGGCTACATGAGGTAAAGATCTTACCGTTGAGCTGTCCCACCAGGCTGGCCTTGAGGGCATTCTTGGCCCTGGCAATGTCACTCTCTGTCACTGTGGTGCACAAGTTCATCCttcagggagagaaagaaaaaggcGGGTCAATACCATCAAATTGAAGAGGTAGAAGAACATAGGCTGAGGACAAGTGTTTGACCAGGACTGCATCCATGTGTAGCGCTTGAGTGTACGCATTGTAAATCCCAACTAACCAGGCGTTCTGTGACCAGTGCATCATGTCGTCGATGTGGTGTTTGTCGGTGACAAAGTAGATGCCCAGCAGACCAGTGTCGCTGTAAGAGGAGTGGAAGGCCTGGAAGCTGTGGCACAGACTCTCCTCTGAGGCTAGACGAGCCAGGCGGCTACTCAGGTGCTTTCCACCACCAAAAGTAATGTCATAGCTGCCAATGATGGAGTTGGCCACCATGAGAGGCACAATGTCTGGGCTGGCGGCACTGGCACCCTCCACAGCGATGGCAATGTGTGCCAGGGGCATATCGTCATCACGCATGCGGATCTACAAAGAGGGAGACAACACAAGGTTAACAATATGAACAATCTAAATAGAACAAAGAAGAAAAGCTccgggcctcctgagtggcgcagcggtctaaggcactgcatcactacagcctggggttccaTCCCGTTACCGGGAATCcaacaattgtcccagcgtcgtccgggttaggagggggctttacttggctcatcacgctCTAGTCGACTTCGATCATCAGCTAAACGGTGTTTCCTCGGTCACATTGACGCTTCTGGGTTAAGGGAACTAGTGTCAAGAAGCACAGTTTGGTGGGTCGTATTACAGGACACATGACTCAACATTCGCCTCTCTCGAGCCCATTTGGAGAGTtccagcaatgagacaagattgtaatcacgaaaaagggggtaaaagtgACAAAGAATAAAACCTGATGGGATACCTGCACCCTTGTTCAGACATCTGTAaattcagacacagagagacaggagcgtTCCTCACCTCGCTGCCAGAGAAGCGGCAGGGGGACAGAACAGGCACAGCATCATCCTCGTACTCAAAGGAAACGCCACTGAAGTGCTGCTTGGCCAACCCAACCAGCTCCTCGTGAGACACACCTACACAGGAATCAGGCAGTGTGCCGTTACAGACAAGGacgacattacacacacacacacaaaacaatcaGGGCCGGTTTGTATTTGCATATTATACGTCTCTACACAGCCTTAACATGGCAGTGGTAATGTATGGGAGACATACCTCCAGCAGCTGCCAGCACCATGCGGGGGGCCTTGTAGTGGCTGCTGATGAAATCTACCAGATCCTGTCGACTCAAAGTCCTGAAGGGAAGAGACAGATCTAAACTAACTCGGGAGTGCTGTGAAGTGTAACAGGATGCTGTAACGGGTATGTGGGACTTTCCCTAGTGTTTTGGCTTGGCCCTAGCATGCTCTGACTCAATAAGATTCCCTGGTAGGCTCAGGGTGTGTGTACCTGGCGTTTTGGGATGGCCCCAGAACACTGTGTCCTAAGGGGGTGCCCTGGAAAGCTGTAGCGTGCAGCAGGTCCAGACACACGTCCTGCAGActgccctccacctcctccagctcTTTCAGTACTACACTCCTCTGCTGCTCAATGTCAGCCTCACTCAGGACATTGCTCTGCAGCACCTCGGATAACAGCGCCACCGCTGGGAATAGAGTACTgattcagtacacacacacacacacacacatatacacaaataGCCACGACAATAACTAGAGGACATGCACagtaaactatactgaacaaaaataaacatgtaaagtgttggtcccatgtttcataagctgaaataatagatctcagaaatgttctatacgcacaaatttgtttacatccctattagtgagcatttctcctttgccaatgtaacccatccacctggcaggtgtggcatatcaaacaGTGTGATCATTACAccggtgcaccttgtactggggacaataaaaggtcactctaaaatgtgcagatgtcacaacacaatgccataggtgtctcaagttgagggagggtgcaactggcatgctgactacaggaatgtcaactagagctgttgccagagaattgaatgttaatttcactACCATAAACTGCCTACAAAGTAGAGAACTTGGCAGggagtccaaccggcctcacaaccacaggccAGGACCGCCACATCCAGCTGcatcacctgcgggatcgtctgaggggAGTGTGAGGGGTGATGAGTATTAGTTTAATAAAGCCCGTTTGTGgagaaactcattctgattggctgggcctggctgctAAGTGGGTAGGCCTATGCCCTCAAATGGCCCctgcacagtcatgtgaaatccatagatgaggGCCTAATTCTTTCatttcaatttactgatttccttacgaactgtaactaagtaaaattgttgcgtttatttttgttcagtataattgacCAAAAGGCAACAGGtgcttaacatttacattttacatttaagtcatttagcagacgctcttatccagagcgacttaacaACTACAGTGGAGTCTgaaagtatccagaccccttcatgttttccacatttgttacatTATTCTTATTCTTAAATTTATAAAATTACATATTTacctaaatctacacacaatacccaataatgaccaATCAAGAACAGGTttttcaaaaagtattcagaccctttgttatgagactcgaaaatgagctcaggtgcatcatgtttccattgatcatccttgatgtttctacaacttgattggagtccacctgttgtaaattcaattgattggccccacagttgacagtgcatgtcagagcaaaaaccaagccatgaggtcaaaggaattgtctgtagagcgccgagacaggattgtgtcgaggcacagatctgggaaagggtacaaAAACTTTTCTGCAGCGttcaaggtccccaagaatacaagAAGGGTCTTGGtaaaggaggtgaccaagaacccaatggtcactgacagaactccagagatcctctgtggagatgggagaaccttccagattggtggagtgctgcagagatgttgtCGATCTAGCCTTTATGGTagtagccaggcggaagccactcctcagaaaGAAGGCATGACAGTCGGCTtggggtttgccaaaaggcacttaaaggactctcagaccataagaaacaagatcctctggtctgatgaaaccaagattgaactctttggcctgaatgccaagcgtcacctctggaggaaacctggcaccatccctacggtgaagcatggtggtggtagcagcattttgctgtgggatgtttttcagcagcagggactaggagactagtcagggtcgaggtaaagatgaacagagcaaagtacagagagatccttgatgaaaacctgttccagagcactcaggaattcagactggggcaaaggttcaccttccaaaaggacaacgacactaagcacacagtcaatacaacgcaggagtggcttcaggacaagtctctgaatgtccttaagagGCCCAgacagagctcggacttgaacacgatcgaacatctctggagagacctgaaaatagctgccgtgacgcttcccatccaaacggacaagagcttgagaggatcgctgccaaaggtgcttcaacaatgtactgagtaaagggtctgaatacttatgtaaatgtttgtcaaaaaaaaaatgtttttgctttgtcatcatgggttattgtgtgtagatctgatgaggggaaaaaaacaatgatCCGTTTTAGAATtagactgtaatgtaacaaaatgtgtaaaaggtaatggggtctgaataccttccgaatgcactgtatatacacaaacacactcgcTCAATCTCTATGACGAGGGGCTTATAAAGAACCCCACATACACACCACTGAATTATCACATCTTATAAACAGTCTCCATTCCTTATTCCTATCTCATTGTGTCTGCAGGTGTCTGGTTGGCTCACCTTTGGGCAGGTCCTTGGCCAGGGTCTTCATGTAGTAAGCAGTGTGCTCCCGGGAAGTGTATGCACTCAGGTGAGCACCCATGGACTCCACCTGATGCTCCAGGGCCATCTGGGGGTGCTTCTTTGTCCCCTGGGGAAAAGAAACaaagggaaaagggggagaaCAAAAAAAGTGTCAAATGCTTTTGGGACAGTCTGGTGCAGTAGTTAAGTGTGAAATCTCTTGAGACTCAAGGTAGATTGCACAGATGTCACAGCTGTTATGTACCTTGAAAGCCATATGCTCCAGGAAGAACCCAGCTCCATTGTTCTTCTCAGTCTCGTAGCGACTTCCACAGCTGATCCACAACCCAACCTGAGAGAGAGCACAGGTGGAACTTATACCGTGCTGCGCAAACAAATACAGTCAGGTTCATCTGAAATGTGATTGTATTACGCAATGTTTCCCAAAACCATTATGATCAGTACTTAGATTGTATAATCAATGACACAGCAGAGGTCCTTACAGTGCATGTGCCGTGTCCAGTCTCCTCGGATGCGATCCTCAGGCCATTGTCCAGGGCAGTGAGACGGGTCTCCGGAGCTCCTAGAAGGCTCTGGGCGTAGGTCACCGTCGCCTGGCCACGCCGTAGAGACAGCAGGATGGGCTAGAGGGAGAGAATAGTCAGCTGTGAATAGATTATTCAGCAAATAGTAAATTAATTTGGTTGTGTTGATAAAGACTACAGCTGGTGTACGGATTACATGTATGAAATTGCTGAAATAATTTGTAGTAATGGGATGAAGAGacagcaaaatatattttttaccaaCTCAATGTCATCATGGCCAATAAAAAAGGTTAAATGGACAAGAGCAAGTGCTTGTGGGGTGATCTGCTGACTTGATCCCACAATAAGTGATAGCTACCAATTTACACGTAAAGCCTGTCGACCTTGCTAGCTAATACGTTGGGGGTAACAGTGAGGGGCTATTTTTTTTTATCTTCAGTGAGGGTCCGTCAAGAAAACACTTCACCGGTTAGCTAGCATAGCAGCCCACTACAGTTTGAAGTCAAACTAAACTTCATAGTTAGCTAAGATTATATAATGACTTTCTAGCGAGTTCAACTTAACATATGGCCAGTGGAATGTAATTACTAGTCAGCAAAGCAACTGGTCGACTACTAAAGTATACTGTCATCATTTAGCAGGACAAGAGGTAACCAACATCTGCTAGCTAACTGGTTAACAATTGGCCGAATAGCTAACGTTAAGGACAATGACCTTGGGTTATTTCTTAAAATCGAATAAACCCAGGTATAGGTTAACTAACATGATGTCAACATTTCCACTCATATTACGTAATCTACAGTGATGTGTTGCGCCTTTCCTGCCAGTTGACCTTGCGCTAACTCCAATATAATGCTTACCGGCTAGCTATCACTTTGTCTGTATACAGCCACGGGCTTACTTTTTTTTCGCTGTGGTGAAAGAAATGCAGATACCAACCAACAACTTTATTTTCCTTTTCAGACCCTTCAAATGCCAAGATGTTCCTGAATACTTACGCTACGTGCTTTGGCTAGGGCTCGACCCACTGTGCTCCCGACTCGGCACACGGACGCTGCCATCTTTTCCTGACAAATAAAGAAAGATCAGCTGCGCGCACGTTCCACAACCTGGACGCCCGCGAAGTCCTTGTATAGAACTGTGACGTCAGCGGTTCACGCAGGCAGCAGCGCCAACAAGTCGGACAAAGGCTACATACACTACACTGTAGCAGCATACACTTTTATCTAAATGACAGTAGCATTTCTGTATAATAAACAATCTAGCTAAGTTGATTCGATACTGACTTTATTATAACGAGGTAGGCCTACAATGGCTGGTTGCAAAAAACTGCTTAAAACATTAGGCAACAGTAGTCCAATACCCCCTCTGTCAGGAGCTCTTGTAAGTTCCCCTCCATGCACATATGGTCCTGATCACCCTATGGGTGAGGTTCTGGTGCCTGGAGATGTTCTGGAACCTGATCCCAGCATAGGGTACCAGAGGAGTGGGCACAAACAGGGCAAGGGGCTCCTTGTCTGGGTCTTGAAGGTTGATGGCCTCCAGAGGAAGGAAATGGCTTTTGTAACTATCAGGGACAGCAGGGGGCTTATAAACCTGGGTCCTTTATAACCTGGGGTCTCCATCAGCAGTCCATGTTATGGGACTgggtgacagttggagggagtTGACAAGGCTCAGGCGCTGCAAACTCCAGGACTCTCCGGCCAGGAGCCTCTCAGGAGACAGTAGGGGCTGGACTCTGATGACAAAGGTGAGGTGTCGTACCACAGCCTTCAGCCACCTCTTAGAAGAGGCCGGCTTGGGTTTCTCTGCCACAGCCTCGTTGTCCTTCCTTTGGTGATGCCGTCTGGTTTGAGGCTCCGGGGAATTGGATGTTTTTTTAGGATGACGGCGGGTCATTTGATCTGAGAGCCCTCAACAAGGAGGTTGACCCCCACATACTGAGGCACCTCCCTATTGCCTatagacagagagcaagagagaacatCTGTATAACCTCTTATTCAGGGCAGAGGTAGTCTGGCTAACACCGAACTCTCAAAGTCCTCCTGACATCAGAGTCTGGAATGGATCTTTGGTGTCGGCACAATGTGTCGATAATGATTGGAGTTGTGCTTTTACTGGTtgcctcctctgtctttctcactcaaacacccacacacacagcctccgaGTGAGATGTATTGGTTCCCAGTCTTTAATTCAGGAAAACTTAGGTAAAAATGGATTTAAGTGCTACCAGAATGTtatatgtgcaaccagagggaaaaaaactagaccacctttactccacacatagGGATGCGTACAAAGCTGTCCCTCACCCTCCAaatggcaaatctgaccataattatatcctcctgcttcctgcttacaagcaaaaactaaagcaggtagtaccagtgactcgcttgtcacggaagtggtcagatgacgcagatgctaaactacaggactgttttgctagcacagactggaatatgttctgggatatGTTCTGGCAACATCAGCACCGACCTAAAGGCTAGAggtaccgctttcaaggagtggggcTCTAGCCCAGACGCTTATAacaaatcccgctatgccctccatcgaaccatcaaacaggcaaagcgtcaatacaggactaagattgaatcatactacaccagctctgacgctcgtcagatgtggcaaggcttgcaaactattacgtaCTACAAAGGGAAGGACAGACACGagctagctgcccagtgacgcgagcctaccagatgggctaaatgccttttatgctcgctttgaggaaagCAACCCTGAa includes these proteins:
- the LOC124031455 gene encoding cytochrome b-c1 complex subunit 1, mitochondrial-like; amino-acid sequence: MAASVCRVGSTVGRALAKARSPILLSLRRGQATVTYAQSLLGAPETRLTALDNGLRIASEETGHGTCTVGLWISCGSRYETEKNNGAGFFLEHMAFKGTKKHPQMALEHQVESMGAHLSAYTSREHTAYYMKTLAKDLPKAVALLSEVLQSNVLSEADIEQQRSVVLKELEEVEGSLQDVCLDLLHATAFQGTPLGHSVLGPSQNARTLSRQDLVDFISSHYKAPRMVLAAAGGVSHEELVGLAKQHFSGVSFEYEDDAVPVLSPCRFSGSEIRMRDDDMPLAHIAIAVEGASAASPDIVPLMVANSIIGSYDITFGGGKHLSSRLARLASEESLCHSFQAFHSSYSDTGLLGIYFVTDKHHIDDMMHWSQNAWMNLCTTVTESDIARAKNALKASLVGQLNGTTPICDDIGRHVLNYGRRIPLAEWDARINAVTPKMVRDICSKYIYDKCPAVSAVGPIEQLPDYNRMRSAMYWLRF